Proteins from one Hoplias malabaricus isolate fHopMal1 chromosome 2, fHopMal1.hap1, whole genome shotgun sequence genomic window:
- the nanos2 gene encoding uncharacterized protein nanos2, whose protein sequence is MQPAVTDLSVPRGHFLMWRDYLELGNTLLDQREEATESGARTGPLSIQTPAPIAPIITPLSTVLQTGTQSSLTVQPHGPPPTVEHGERALAAPERTEAPPKEREGCCAFCRQNGESAAFYRSHRLRWRDGRVRCPVLRSYVCPLCRATGDTAHTLRYCPQSSVSKPYNSPGDTTDMRPDCPQTSATHLGNTAGDTAPSLPYWSQSSSPDLWNSTGDTALSFYCQQNSAPAPWVSGGDTALSFGYCPLRSAGDPNRQRPDRPLNFSGP, encoded by the exons ATGCAGCCCGCGGTGACTGATCTGTCTGTGCCTCGTGGACACTTCCTCATGTGGCGGGATTACCTGGAACTGGGGAATACGTTGCTGGATCAGCGCGAAGAAGCGACAGAGAGCGGCGCGAGGACGGGACCTCTGTCAATTCAGACACCTGCTCCCATCGCCCCCATCATCACCCCCCTCTCCACCGTCCTCCAAACCGGGACTCAGAGCTCCTTAACCGTCCAGCCGCACGGGCCCCCACCTACTGTGGAACACGGGGAGAGAG CGCTAGCGGCTCCAGAGCGGACAGAGGCGCCCCCCAAGGAGCGGGAGGGCTGTTGCGCTTTCTGCAGACAAAACGGAGAGAGCGCGGCGTTTTACCGTAGCCACCGGCTCCGCTGGCGGGATGGCAGGGTGCGTTGCCCCGTGCTGCGCAGCTATGTTTGCCCGTTGTGCAGAGCCACCGGAGACACAGCGCATACCCTCCGCTACTGCCCACAGAGCAGCGTGTCAAAGCCATATAACAGCCCCGGAGACACTACAGACATGCGTCCCGACTGCCCGCAGACCAGCGCCACACACCTGGGGAACACTGCCGGAGACACCGCACCCTCCCTCCCCTACTGGTCCCAGAGTAGTTCCCCAGATCTGTGGAACAGCACCGGAGACACTGCTCTCTCCTTCTACTGCCAGCAGAACAGCGCCCCGGCGCCGTGGGTCAGTGGCGGAGACACCGCGCTCTCCTTCGGATACTGCCCGCTCAGGAGCGCTGGGGACCCTAACAGACAGAGACCGGACAGGCCCCTGAACTTCTCAGGACCATGA
- the LOC136676294 gene encoding uncharacterized protein, which produces MVPASGCLWSDKFTTYVVVKCSRNNYVQLSVRTHFSTGSGWGEEHTKENTLASLRPEKHPSLRPGENPSLRQRKAPQLETRRAPSLRPGEHLSLRPGENPSLRPGENPSLRQRKAPQLETRRAPSLRPGEHLSLRPGENPSLRPGENPSLRQRKAPQLETRRAPSLRPGEHPSLRPGENPSLRQRKAPQLETRRAPSLRPGEHPSLRPGENPSLRQMKAPQLETRRAPSLRPGEHPSLRPGENPSLRQRKAPQLETRRASSLRQMKAPQPETWRAP; this is translated from the exons ATGGTTCCTGCCTCTGGCTGTTTGTGGTCGGATAAATTCACCACATATg TGGTCGTAAAGTGTTCCAG AAACAATTATGTACAGTTGAGTGTGCGCACACATTTTTCAACAGGCTCAGGCTGGGGTGAAGAgcacacaaaagaaaacactCTAGCTAGCCTGAGACCAGAAAAACACCCCAGCCTGAGACCAGGAGAGAACCCCAGCCTGAGACAAAGGAAAGCACCCCAGCTTGAGACCAGAAGAGCACCCAGCCTGAGACCTGGAGAGCACCTCAGCCTGAGACCAGGAGAGAACCCCAGCCTGAGACCAGGAGAGAACCCCAGCCTGAGACAAAGGAAAGCACCCCAGCTTGAGACCAGAAGAGCACCCAGCCTGAGACCTGGAGAGCACCTCAGCCTGAGACCAGGAGAGAACCCCAGCCTGAGACCAGGAGAGAACCCCAGCCTGAGACAAAGGAAAGCACCCCAGCTTGAGACCAGAAGAGCACCCAGCCTGAGACCTGGAGAGCACCCCAGCCTGAGACCAGGAGAGAACCCCAGCCTGAGACAAAGGAAAGCACCCCAGCTTGAGACCAGAAGAGCACCCAGCCTGAGACCTGGAGAGCACCCCAGCCTGAGACCAGGAGAGAACCCCAGCCTGAGACAAATGAAAGCACCCCAGCTTGAGACCAGAAGAGCACCCAGCCTGAGACCTGGAGAGCACCCCAGCCTGAGACCAGGAGAGAACCCCAGCCTGAGACAAAGGAAAGCACCCCAGCTTGAGACCAGAAGAGCATCCAGCCTGAGACAAATGAAAGCACCCCAGCCTGAGACATGGAGAGCACCCTAG